The following proteins come from a genomic window of Gossypium raimondii isolate GPD5lz chromosome 5, ASM2569854v1, whole genome shotgun sequence:
- the LOC105766059 gene encoding probable pectate lyase 1, translating into MAVPMQWAFSSLALLFLFLVGGSIATNTTSRLEDIDPLNEHAVADPEAVAMEVETIIDLNIRNLTERRKLGFFSCGTGNPIDDCWRCDPNWHKRRKRLAECGIGFGRNAVGGRDGRFYIVTDHTDDDPVNPKPGTLRHAVIQDRPVWIVFKRDMVIKLKQELIMNSFKTIDGRGANVHIANGGCITIQFVTNVIIHGLHIHDCKPTGNAMVRNSPSHFGWRTMADGDAISIFGSSHIWVDHNSLSNCADGLVDAVMGSTAITISNNHFTHHNEVMLLGHSDSYTRDKQMQVTIAYNHFGKGLIQRMPRCRHGYFHVVNNDYTHWEMYAIGGSGNPTINSQGNRYAAPMNPFAKEVTKRVETAESKWKNWNWRSEGDLLVNGAYFTPSGAGASASYARASSLGAKSSSMVRAMTLNAGSLPCRRGRQC; encoded by the exons ATGGCGGTTCCTATGCAATGGGCTTTCTCTTCTTTAGCTcttctctttttgtttcttgttgGAGGATCAATTGCCACCAACACCACCTCCAg GTTAGAAGATATTGATCCATTGAACGAGCATGCGGTGGCTGACCCAGAGGCTGTTGCTATGGAGGTCGAGACCATCATTGACTT GAATATTCGCAATTTGACCGAAAGGAGGAAGTTGGGGTTCTTTTCATGTGGAACCGGTAACCCCATTGATGATTGCTGGCGTTGTGACCCTAACTGGCATAAGCGCCGAAAGAGACTAGCTGAGTGTGGCATTGGTTTTGGAAGGAATGCAGTTGGTGGGCGTGATGGGCGCTTCTATATCGTCACTGACCACACTGATGATGACCCTGTTAACCCCAAACCTGGGACATTGCGTCATGCTGTGATCCAGGACCGCCCTGTCTGGATCGTGTTTAAGAGGGACATGGTCATTAAGTTGAAGCAGGAGCTGATAATGAACAGCTTTAAGACCATTGATGGTCGTGGAGCTAATGTTCATATTGCTAATGGAGGGTGTATAACAATCCAATTTGTTACCAATGTGATTATTCATGGTCTTCATATCCATGACTGTAAGCCTACTGGTAATGCTATGGTGAGAAACTCACCGTCTCACTTTGGGTGGAGGACAATGGCTGATGGTGATGCAATCTCCATCTTTGGTTCTAGCCATATTTGGGTTGATCACAATTCTCTCTCTAATTGTGCTGATGGTCTTGTTGATGCTGTCATGGGCTCGACCGCCATTACCATATCAAATAACCACTTCACCCACCATAATGAG GTGATGTTGCTAGGTCATAGTGACTCTTACACAAGGGATAAGCAGATGCAAGTGACTATTGCCTATAACCATTTCGGAAAGGGACTTATCCAAAGAATGCCAAG GTGTAGACATGGGTATTTCCATGTGGTGAACAATGACTACACTCACTGGGAAATGTATGCAATTGGTGGAAGTGGAAATCCTACCATCAACAGTCAAGGTAACAGATATGCAGCTCCAATGAACCCATTTGCAAAGGAG GTCACCAAGAGAGTGGAGACTGCCGAAAGTAAGTGGAAGAACTGGAACTGGAGGTCAGAAGGTGACCTCTTGGTCAATGGTGCCTACTTCACTCCATCAGGTGCTGGAGCCTCAGCCAGCTATGCCAGGGCCTCAAGTTTAGGTGCCAAGTCCTCTTCCATGGTTAGAGCCATGACTTTAAATGCTGGCTCACTTCCTTGCCGTAGAGGCAGGCAGTGCTAG